tggtgataatacagCATCACGacagatttacaagcaattttttaaAAGGCTGGTGATTTTTGACTGGAAAACACCAAAgtaggtaaaggattttcagcacagcacaagggtaatgttttatttttatattttcgttttagttacagtttttgtatttatatatatacaggtccttctcaaaaaattagcatattgtgaaaaagttcattattttccataatgtaatgataaaaattaaactttcatatattttagattcattgcacaccaactgaaatatttcaggtcttttattgttttaaatgattttggcatacaacacatcaaaacaaaaaacaaaaaaaaaaaaaaaatctcaaaaaatttgcatatcatgaaaaggttctctaaacgagctattaacctaatcatctgaatcaactaattaactctaaacacctgcaaaagattcctgaggcatttaaaaactcccagcctggttcattactcaaaaccgcaatcatgggtaagactgccgacctgactgctgtccagaaggccatcattgacaccctcaagcgagagggtaagacacagaaagaaattttctgaacgaataggctgttcccagagtgctgtatcaaggcacctcagtgggaagtctgtgggaaggaaaaagtgtggcaaaaaattctgcacaacgagaagaggtgaccggaccctgaggaagattgtggagaaggaccgattccagaccttgggggacctgcggaagcagtggactgagtctggagtagaaacatccagagccaccgtgcacaggcgtgtgcttttgaaccagaaacagcggcagaagcgcctgacctgggctacagagaagcagcactggactgttgctcagtggtccaaagtactttttttcggatgaaagcaaattttgcatgtcattcggaaatcaaggtgccagagtctggaggaagactggggagaaggaaatgccaaaatgcctgaagtccagtgtcaagtacccacagtcagtgatggtctggggtgccatgtcagctgctggtgttggtccactgtgttttatcaagggcagggtcaatgcagctagctatcaggacattttggagcacttcatgcttccatctgctgaaaagctttatggagatgaagatttcgtttttcagcacgacctggcacctgctcacagtgccaaaaccactggtaaatggtttactgaccatggtattactgtgctcaattggcctgccaactctcctgacctgaaccccatagagaatctgtgggatattgtgaagagaaagttgagagacgcaagacccaacactctggatgagcttaaggccgctatcgaagcatcctgggcctccataacacctcagcagtgccacaggctgattgcctccatgccacgccgcattgaagcagtcatttctgcaaaaggattcccgaccaagtattgagtgcataactgaacataattatttgaaggttgactttttttgtattaaaaaacacttttcttttattggtcggatgaaatatgctaattttttgagataggaattttgtgttttcatgagctgtatgccaaaatcatcagtattaaaacaataaaagacctgaaatatttcagttggtgtgcaatgaatctaaaatatatgaaagttttttttttatcattacattatggaaaataatgagttATAGTGTTATAATCTAATCTATTTACAAGTaccaacataaataaataaaaataaatattgtagtatattaattattaatattcacttaaaaaaaatgaggtgcataagctcagatctgATAAGCTGAGGCCTATGATCAATcagtttcaaaaacaaatataaaaacttgcgttagaaaacaaactgaaaaaagatAGAATCcaatttttgataataatatagcataatgagagatttacaagcatttTTTGCCCATTTTGACTGAGGTCCTGAAGTGTAACAATGTGGGGGGAAAAATCCccgaaaacatacaaaaattatccccccccccccccccccccccccccccgtttttttttttttttttttttttttttttcttgaagaagTTGTTATACCccgtgtgagcaaagtcagtacgTTTGAGATTACATTAACTAGCAGTTTCTGGAGAAAGGAAATCCCCTCTGGGTCAAAATAACCAGAACATGAACCAACATGAAGGCCAACTAAAATAAAGCTGGTATGTTGTTGTCTGAGAGTTTGACCTGGTAAGTAACTCCGTCTAGTGTTGCACTGAAAGGCTAGACGGTTTTGCTGGCCaacaggtgtgtatgtgtgtgtgtgtctgtttagaACACAGGAATATTCCGAGGGATTCCAAGCTGGTTTTTAAATTGTGTctgagaccccccccccccctcctccccatTTCCTGTCTCAGTGCACTTTGATCTTGTTCTAATTACAGAGGCATTCTGTTACCATGACGACTgcaacacacaatcacacacaagagCTGCTGAATAGACGAACTGTCTTCCACACATGCTTGACGTATGCTGTCATCGTGTGTGTGTCGatgatgtttatgtgtgtgttggtgtttctGTCTGCAGTGGTTCATGTGAGCGCTCACCTCGTGAACATGGTCAGTTTCTCTGTGAGATATTCAGAGGATTTCCCTGGGCTCAATGTCGCTCAGTATCGAGGACAggtaacacacacagacactcacatgGACATCTTCTGTgtttagaataattaaaatgtttttgcaagggcgtaggtttgattttggcattgatgggggtctcttctgctcaccaaggttgcatttatttaatcaaaaaatacatcCATTcttcattcctccagtcttcagtgtcacatgatcttcagaaatcattctaatatgctgatttgctgctcaagaaacagttctgattattatcaatgttgagaactgtgctgtgtaatatttaaaactgtgttaataatatgtttttatctCTGTAGGATCCCAGAATTCTCATCATAAGCACAGGTGACTCACCTGTCTAGATCTCCCTTCTTTATTTCCACATCAGTGTGTTGTGTTTAATATAGTGAAACCGAAATTATGACGTGTAATGTAGGATGATTCATTGAAAAGCCTGTGGACACACTCCTCTAACTTTGTCAAAtttgtttccttttatttatgtgtttaaatatctatttaactgaatatttcaaacacaacttaaagtaaacatttacaaaaattctAAACATGATTTTGAAttgcttatatttttaatttatttaattttaattgcttatatatttaatttatttaattaattgtagtAGTATGCACTTTTgccatttctattattatttatatttttaatattactatttattgtttaccattaataattttagtagtaaGTACTTAAACTCATTTCACttagttgccaaggcatcatttctaattttattttaggtttaagtgttattttagtattatttatatgcaattatagtttatataaatttttttttgctatgtgcttgtcatttttattaggtttttattatattactgtttgtgttcattaatttttatttcagttttagtgtagtttaaatgtttatttacagctAGTAATTATAGTACTTcaacatatatgtttttttcagtttgttggcAAGGCAATCTTATATTTGatcttatttcagctttatttaatttgacaaaatatgtaatatacatCATACCCTTTGTTGGCTCTTCTCTCAGTTCCTGGAGTTACGGGTGTTCTGTTGGTGCTGGTGTTGTTTCTGATGTTTACAGCGTCGTCTTACTGTATTAGGTGAGAACCTCTAACCTGACTCTGACCCTAGTGTCCTCTTCctaaacttcacacacacacactcaacagtaATTACTAGCTGGAGGGGTTCTTCCGCTCTGATTGATCTGGGGCCGCTGGGCCTCACCTCTCCATTGTCCTGCTATAATTGAGGTGCTTTAGTTCACTTTAGGACACTTCAAGAGCGTCTCGTTCAGTCTAAGACACCTGAATGCTGTGCCACATGTTCTTTTATCTCCCTCTCCTTTTTATTTGAGtgcaattgtgtgtgtttttctcagagTCTCAAGCTACGAGATATTCTGGTACACTCACAACCTCTTCATCGTGTTCTATGTTATTCTGATGGTCCACGTAGCGGGGTGAGTTCATCAGTGTATTTACttcaaacacatacaaacaagattgtaaaaatattgtcaTGCATTTGTACAGAAAAATCCCAGATTGCATACTCTCCATTTTAAGTAGCATGCATGATTAGAATTAgtgtaaatatgcattaaaatattatgaaagaGTTGCACGGATAGTGTGCTGTTTCTAGAGTGTGTACTTAATGCATGCTTTTTGTGTTCTATTATTACCCACAACCCACTGCGTTATGAAAGGAAGGTTTGAGATgggttttttttctcaacaaatttgggtatgtcacataaaatatttagctaaattaatttgtttgatttttttttttatgaaattgtgatttatttatttttattttttttataaacatgatttctattggttttaaaaagtcttaattcacccTTTCAAAATGAAGgcattaaaaaggtcttaaatcagagcagtaagtattaaattcataaagtcatggcaaTAAATGTGAAATGCATTCCTAAAAATGTATCGAAATCTTCTTTTGtattatttgtcttgttttccaatgcaaatatctaaacatccttatattacttctcaagtaaatgtatcttgtttaagGATCTTTACATTTACGCTGGAAAACTAGCACTTTTTGCATGAGTTCAGAAGAatcagtaaaagttatttccatatctTTAGTAGTTGAGAGCAGAGTAGCAATTTTTTTGTAAACGAATTAAAAACTAATGATGATCTGTTGGAAGTTCTATGcaaattgggatttttttttacttgtatgcTTTATGTGATATGATTGACGCCTCTCTGTCCAATAGGGGAGCTTTAAAATATCAGTCCAACGTAGAGACCCACCCACCTGGCTGCTTGCACAACAATCTCAGTTCATGGACCAATCACAAGGCAGCAGGAGAGAAGGGGGCGGAGTCTTCAGGTGCACCTCAGACAGTTTGTCAAGAAGAGGCTCATTTTCAACCCCATTTTCCtcaggtctgtctgtctgattaaatatgatttaaataattgtttctttcatgttgttgtttttatatgtacatctgtgtgtgtgtgtgtgtgtgtgtgtgtgtgtgtgtgtgtgtgttttagacgTGGCTGTGGGTCTCTGCTCCTCTCTGCTTGTACTGTGCCGAGCGGTTCTATCGTTTCATAAGAAGCAGCGCTGCTCCTGTTACCATAGTTTCTGTCATTAGTCATCCATGCAGTGTTGTAGAATTGCGCATGCTGAAGAGTGGCTTTAAGCCCCGCCCTGGACAGGTGAGCCCCGCCTCCACACAGTTACATTAAAGTTTGTTTACAAAGCGTTTAGAATTTTTACAGGggaaatacaatgaaaatcagGACTTTCCTTgctctttttaaattaaagagttCCGTCTACTGTGCTATCATTCAAAATCTCcgggtcaatttttttttgttgaagaaattaatacttttttacagcacggatacattaaattgatcaaagaaaaaaagtgacagtaaagacaattataatgttataaaatatttctatttcaaataaatgctgttcttttgaactttctattcatcagagaatcctgaaaaaaattagtttttcataTTGCTTATAATTAGatatgtttcttgatcagcaaatcagcatattagaatgatttctgaaggatcatgtgacactgaagactggagtaatgatgctgaaaatacagctttttcATCAgagcaataaatgacattttacaatatattcacttagttaagttattttaaatagtaatagtatttcacacctttatactgtttttgctgtatgtgttataaaataaatgcagctttggttagCAGAAGATCCTTCTATCAAAAACATATACGTGACCCTGCACCataaaagcagtcttaagtcgctggggaatatttttagcaatagccaaaaatacactgcatgggtcaaaattatagatttttattttatgccaaaaatcattaagatattaagtaaagatcatgttccattaagatattttataaaattcctaccgtaaatatatcaaaacttaatttttgataagtaatatgcattgctaagaacttcatttggacaactttaaagatgattttctcaatatttagatttttttgcaccctcagattccagattttcaaatagttgtatctcggccaaatattgtcctcctaacaaaccatacatcaatggaaaccatatttataaatgtataaatctcaatttcgaaaaattgacacttaagactcgtttgtggtccagggtcacatatgtataaGGCCAGTTTaatatacatgttaaaatatgttatatgtaaaaacacatatttaacgtcaaaaatgtgttttttgtgatgttttctcTAGTACATCCTGCTGAACTGCCCGAGCGTGTCGTCATTTGAAAACCATCCCTTTACTCTTACCACAGTGAGTCCGTTTGTGTGTATTACTGCATTCCAGTCATGATTGTACTCATGAGATAAATGCACATGAATATCACCGCAGTGCCATAATTACCAGTGAGGAACTCAGGAATTTATTTAGGCGCCAATTTGGGTGCGTCGATGAAAGCATCATGGCTAATTGGAATTGGCTGTAATCACATTTTAATTGCACGTTGAcatgtttttattcaaagtgactagCAAATTATAACAAATGTTATTATTCTGAGTACGTGTGTGAATCATAGTTATGATTTCTAAATGCACAAGCAGGACCTGAAAGCAGCATATGAACATATGCTTAATGCTGAAGGCATTTTCAATGATGTAATGCTGTTGAAGATTGTTATAGTATCAAATTGCACTctctttcaaacaaaacattccaTTAGAAAGCATTTTTGAAACATGCAAATTTTAGTAATAAACTTCTCCACACTTACACACTTAAAACCTTTGCATTCTCTGCCCAGTAAAAACTTTGTTACCGACTCATACACTTTACTTAGAGACTTTCTAGCCGCAGGGGTCTGTTTCCTTTAATGCATGACTGTGCCTGATCCTCACCCTCAATCCCTGCTCTCTGTGTGTCCTCAGTGTCCGACAGGGAAGAACCAAACATTTGGTATTCATCTCAGAGTGCTGGGAGACTGGacctgtgagtacacacacacacacacacacacacacacacacacacacacacacacacacacgtgcatgataaataaaagaGCCTGTGATCTATATAACCCAGTTCAAAGGTTTCTGTCAGAATGTGTGGAGTTTGGATTaaaacacactcttacacacacgtTTATGTTTGCTCAGTCTTGTGTCCCCTTTCCATTATGTCATGCTTTAGAGATACCAGTTCCTGGAAGAAAAACACACTTAACAAAAGAAATACacaatgcaaatacacacacGTTTAGTGGGTGATAAAACAGGCGACAAAGAAACTGCTttaaaccacatagcaacgcacTAACAGCCATCTAAAATACTCTGAGTTTGCATAGCAGTGtcttaaaaaccacaaaacagaacaaattagCAACTACTTCTCAAGAGAAACCCGTAACAACTTCATGCTGTAGCATGTGGAAGACAGTTTCTGCcaccgaataaaaaaaaaaaaaaaaaattgcaactttttatctcacaattcttttttttcctcgcaattgcgagttataaggtcagaattacgagatacaaatttgcaattgcgagaatgaaagtcagaattgtgagatgtaaactcacatttGCAAgttaaaaagtctgaattatggggtataaaatcagaattgtgagattaaaagtcctttttttattttaaaaatatgcttaaaactTTTAGAGTGCCTTAGCAGCCACATAGCAATGTGATAACAATCACTCAGAACACGTTTTCTAAAAATATAGTTGctagtttttatttgtacatatgtTGTTGATTTTCTTTTGTCTGTGTTCTTTCTCAGCGAGATTTTCTCAGCTGCTGCTTCAACAGTCGAACAGCTCCGAGATCCTTCCCATGATGCAACAGAGGAGATATCCCACGTAAGTCTGCTGCGTTGTGGGAACAGTGTCAGGGGCGTTAATGAAGGTCACGATCCCTCAGTATACTAGGAAGTGACATGTCATGACCCTCTGACCGCATCATTTCCTGGGAAGAGACAACTGTTTTCCGGCGTTGTGTGGGCGGGGAGTCAGGTGACAGGCTTTAAAAAGCCTTGCCATCCAATCCGAACGAACGACATCATTTCTTTacataaaagtgtttttacagTGGAGCAGTGTGTGTACATATCCTCAtcctgtgtgaatgtgtgtgtgtgtttcctttctGTTGCCATGTGCATCTgacttatctgtgtgtgtgtgtgtgtgtgtgtgtgtgtgtgtgtgtgtgtgtgtgtttctttcttaaTGTGACTGTCTTGTTTCATTAATGAAAAACCTTCAGTGGGTGTAGCACGATTCACGAATAGTATTCTCTGATTGGTGGGGTGGTTGTCAGATCTGTTTGTTATAGCATACTACCTGTACTAATATTTCAGAATGTATACTGTGCATAATATGCTAAATCTCTCCATGTAATACCCAAATGACCTACTACATTTGTCAAAATGTGCCGTATGCAGCTAGAGCACAGTGCACAGAATACTGTATCcaacaatgcaatgcaaaaaaatcttacttgctTGTTATTTGATTGGACCATTAAGAGATTTTACACTAAATTGAATTTAGAATGCAAAATAAGCAAATAACCATATATCATttcacatacttaaaaaaaaaaaagtatattcccAGCTATcagggaatgttctcagaatGTCTCCAaagttcttccagtaacattaacattttttaaaagttatttggtCTTTAATAATGCTCTCAAAACATTATTTGTACATTGTTCATGGAACGATTTAGTTTCGTCTAACATTCTAATGTTcgtcttacatttttaaaaatgtttccacttgtttcagaacgttccgagaaaattcaaaagtaacgttcccgTAATGTTTGCAAAaggataaaatggaatgttcgcTTAACGtttccaaaaacaacattttcatagCTTAATGTTTTCATAACGGCTCCTAAGAATGTTTTACAaacgttcacacagaacacatcttCGCATCTAAAAATAAGAGAAGCAGcactctttaaagtgaaaaaaaaaaaaaaacgcagggCAGAATGCCGTCTCCGACCATATTGCTGtcaaataaaacagttgccatgccaacttgctactgtaaacaaaacGCTTGCCTTCgggggtcttctgattggtccgtAAGCGACGCTGTGTGTAAAagtttaaattcttttaatttgAAACAGTGTCTTAAAAACGTGGCACTCATGTGCGAGGCACTACAAAAGACGTTAACGCAACAGTCATACATGTTTGTTGGAAATAATAGAAAAGTAGtgcattgaaattaaaaaatgcgTTAGAAATGGCCCCTTAGACCATATTTTGTTAGTTACTGTAGGTACTGTGCAGTAGGCAGAAATCAGTATGCTAGTATTATTAGTTATGTTTGGAATGGAATTCTAGCGTATTGCATATTGCAGTAACGTACTATAGTTTGCATACTGCTGAAATAGCATGAGTAGTATGGAAGTGTGTTTTTCTGCCCACATGCAACATCTCTAATCTCACTGTTTGTTGTGCTTTCTCGTCCCACCCCAGAGTGCACGTGGATGGTCCATTTGGCAGCCCCTCAGAGGAAGTGTTTAATTATGAGGTCAGCCTGTGTGTGGCGGGAGGGATCGGAGTCACGCCGTTCGCTTGTGTTCTACAGGCGCTCTTGTGAGTGAGACGACCTGTCACTCACCTCAACTGTAACATCAGATCATTCTTAAACACTTTGGCTGTGTTCTAAATGGAACACTAGTGTACTGCAAACTGCACAGTACACACTGCATACTGCATTCCTCTAGAACAGTAAAAGTCAGCTATTACGAATATATTTGTGTAAATCTCTCCAGTGTTTTTAACATATGCATACTGTATAGAAACAGTGTAAATCAGCAGTACAGTGTCTAaaggtgttgttgtgtgtgttgcagtGATGACTGGCGTCAGTATAAGCTGAAGAGGCTGTATTTCGTTTGGGTCTGTAGGGACCTTCAGTCTTTCTATTGGTTTGCTGATCTATTGTGTGGCCTTCATGAgagggtaaacacacacacacacacacacacaaagagatcatttgatcatttagaggcagTAGACTTAATAaggttaaaaatgcatgaatatgttagaaaaatactataaatatagaCACTTTATGCCGTATGCATGAAAGTTTCAAAAGGctataccgccacctactggctgaTGTTATGCATATGTTAATGTCTAATgtgaaaaatcttaaaatgttctttttctaaCAGTTATTGTCCTCTCTCTGTAGCTGTGGCGGGACAATCGTCCAGATTATCTTAATGTTCAGCTCTACCTCAGTAACACTCAGGGGTTACAGGTGTGCACTTTATTCTCATTTTATTActacttaattataattaatttataacgAGTTTCGTAGATGCAagctttgcttttttgttttcagaaaatgtaaacatctagttgattattttagattaaaatatgcatatatcaGTTGTCATACTGAAGTAATTTCTTGCCTTGTGTGTTTTGAAGCATCAGCGAGGAACGCTACCGTTTCTTGAGCTCCAGGCTTCGGATTGGTCGACCAAAATGGAAACTCATTTTCCAGGAAATAGGGAGAGCCAATCAGCTGTGAGTGTGATTAATTCATCCATTATTGGCTGAAATAATGTAGTTATGAGGGCCACTTTAATGATTGCAGTAATCAAAaatgatgatgtgtgtgtttgttctgcagtaAAAGAGTGGGGGTTTTCTGCTGTGGACCCAAAGGGATCTCTAAAGCGTTACACACCCTGTGCAATTCAAACCCACACACAGAAACTGCATTTGAGTACAACAAAGAGTCCTTCAGCTGAGGGACGCAAACAAACCCATCGTTTACTGCCAAAATAAAAAGCCATTAGAGGCTGTTTCTGTCACTGAGGAATGAAGATAAGAGAGGACAAATGTAGATGAAGATGTCTGCAGCTCATGCACAGCATCCTTATCTAAAAATGAATCCTCAGACGAAGGGACGGAAAGCCGGTAAACAGTGTAATGAGATGGAAAACTTGCACAGTTACATTCTTATTCAGGGAATATTTGTGATTCTTCATGAACCTGCACAACCCTTGATAAAACCTTACAGGaacagttcacgcaaaaatgaacatttgctgaaatctcctcaccctcaggccgttcgagatgtagatgagtttgcttcttcacgGGAAGTTTggcaacagatttggagaaatgtagcattgcatcagtgtctcatcaatggatgctctgcagtgaatgggtgccgtcagaatgagagtccaaacagctgataaaaacatcacaataatccacaagtaatccacagcactccagtccatcagttaatgtcttgagctgaaaaaatccataataacattaactccagtgaaaaagttcattttctgttgtttcttACGTCTAAATTTTTTCGCATTTAAGTTGGAAGCAACTGTTTGAAGTTAGAACGCctcgatggatttgtttcttataaacatgcaccTTTTTGCTTCttcagatgtgaactgatggactggagaggtgtgggttacttgtggattattgtgatgtttttatcagctgtttggactctcattctgacggcacccattcactgcagagcatccgttgatgaaacactgatgcaatgctacatttctacaaatctgatgaagaaacaaactcatcttaatCTTGGAAGGTCCTGAGGGTGAGgatatttttagcaaattttcatttttgggtgaattattcctatACAAACTATATAAA
This portion of the Cyprinus carpio isolate SPL01 chromosome A15, ASM1834038v1, whole genome shotgun sequence genome encodes:
- the LOC109077079 gene encoding NADPH oxidase 4 isoform X2, which gives rise to MSVALKSWRANEGPKHLITMVWIAANVFLFWKTFMVYFSEAQYYYLHKMLGLGLCISRASASVLNFNCSLVLLPMCRSLLTFLRGSQRVTGRRVRRLLDKSKTFHVACGVTICIFSVVHVSAHLVNMVSFSVRYSEDFPGLNVAQYRGQDPRILIISTVPGVTGVLLVLVLFLMFTASSYCIRVSSYEIFWYTHNLFIVFYVILMVHVAGGALKYQSNVETHPPGCLHNNLSSWTNHKAAGEKGAESSGAPQTVCQEEAHFQPHFPQYILLNCPSVSSFENHPFTLTTCPTGKNQTFGIHLRVLGDWTSRFSQLLLQQSNSSEILPMMQQRRYPTVHVDGPFGSPSEEVFNYEVSLCVAGGIGVTPFACVLQALFDDWRQYKLKRLYFVWVCRDLQSFYWFADLLCGLHERLWRDNRPDYLNVQLYLSNTQGLQSISEERYRFLSSRLRIGRPKWKLIFQEIGRANQLKRVGVFCCGPKGISKALHTLCNSNPHTETAFEYNKESFS
- the LOC109077079 gene encoding NADPH oxidase 4 isoform X1, with protein sequence MSVALKSWRANEGPKHLITMVWIAANVFLFWKTFMVYFSEAQYYYLHKMLGLGLCISRASASVLNFNCSLVLLPMCRSLLTFLRGSQRVTGRRVRRLLDKSKTFHVACGVTICIFSVVHVSAHLVNMVSFSVRYSEDFPGLNVAQYRGQDPRILIISTVPGVTGVLLVLVLFLMFTASSYCIRVSSYEIFWYTHNLFIVFYVILMVHVAGGALKYQSNVETHPPGCLHNNLSSWTNHKAAGEKGAESSGAPQTVCQEEAHFQPHFPQTWLWVSAPLCLYCAERFYRFIRSSAAPVTIVSVISHPCSVVELRMLKSGFKPRPGQYILLNCPSVSSFENHPFTLTTCPTGKNQTFGIHLRVLGDWTSRFSQLLLQQSNSSEILPMMQQRRYPTVHVDGPFGSPSEEVFNYEVSLCVAGGIGVTPFACVLQALFDDWRQYKLKRLYFVWVCRDLQSFYWFADLLCGLHERLWRDNRPDYLNVQLYLSNTQGLQSISEERYRFLSSRLRIGRPKWKLIFQEIGRANQLKRVGVFCCGPKGISKALHTLCNSNPHTETAFEYNKESFS